A genomic segment from Legionella quinlivanii encodes:
- the hda gene encoding DnaA regulatory inactivator Hda — MSRQLVFEIQQNYDAKLSEFFWGTNRLLELQIQTLFTNKTEPYLFIWGEPGSGKSHLLQACCQMASSRNLSAAYLPLSLLKAWGPGCLEGMEQQQFIAIDDINEIANNSIWEEAIFHLFNKIRDNECCLLISSQASPAASAISLPDLRSRLAWGVAYHLEELNDDLKIKILQQGAEKKGFQLKDSVALFLIKRCTRNLHDLLNILDQLDIASLAAQRKITIPFVKETLGI, encoded by the coding sequence ATGAGCCGTCAGTTAGTATTTGAAATTCAACAAAACTATGATGCCAAGCTCTCGGAGTTTTTCTGGGGTACTAATCGCTTGCTGGAACTTCAAATTCAAACTCTTTTTACAAATAAAACTGAACCCTACCTGTTTATCTGGGGAGAACCCGGAAGTGGGAAATCCCATCTCCTGCAAGCCTGCTGCCAAATGGCCAGCAGCCGGAATCTAAGCGCTGCCTATCTTCCATTAAGCCTCTTAAAAGCCTGGGGGCCAGGCTGTCTTGAGGGAATGGAGCAGCAGCAGTTCATTGCAATTGATGATATTAATGAAATTGCCAATAACAGTATCTGGGAAGAAGCTATATTCCATTTATTTAATAAAATTCGCGACAATGAGTGCTGTCTTCTCATTTCAAGTCAAGCGTCTCCCGCAGCTTCAGCTATAAGCCTGCCCGATCTGCGCTCCCGTCTGGCCTGGGGAGTAGCCTATCATTTGGAAGAGTTGAATGATGATTTGAAAATAAAGATTCTGCAACAGGGCGCTGAGAAAAAAGGATTCCAGCTTAAAGACAGCGTAGCCTTGTTTTTAATCAAACGATGTACAAGAAATTTACATGATTTGCTGAATATCCTTGACCAGCTGGATATCGCCTCACTTGCAGCACAACGAAAAATCACCATTCCTTTCGTAAAAGAAACCCTGGGAATTTGA
- a CDS encoding CDP-alcohol phosphatidyltransferase family protein produces MSHPILRHIPNVLTIGRLVLILPFLWHLYVGEFVEAFYIFMLAGLTDGLDGWLARHYNWSTPLGSFIDPLADKLLVASSFISLALLESLPWWLVILVFLRDLTISFGVLAWYLLISKPINFEPTRLSKFNTGLQLLLVTLCLFQLAFFEFSPYVLFSLILLTAVTTAATYIDYVWTWGRKALSISQTSQ; encoded by the coding sequence GTGTCACATCCGATTCTGAGACATATACCCAACGTGCTAACCATCGGTCGCCTGGTGTTAATTCTGCCTTTTTTATGGCATCTATACGTCGGTGAATTCGTGGAGGCTTTTTATATTTTTATGCTAGCCGGTCTTACTGATGGGCTGGACGGCTGGCTTGCGCGTCATTATAACTGGTCAACGCCATTAGGTTCATTTATTGATCCACTGGCCGATAAATTACTGGTTGCCTCCAGTTTTATCTCACTGGCTTTATTGGAAAGTCTGCCCTGGTGGCTGGTTATTCTGGTTTTTTTAAGAGATTTGACTATTTCCTTCGGTGTATTGGCCTGGTATCTGCTTATAAGCAAGCCGATTAATTTTGAACCCACACGGCTTAGCAAATTCAATACCGGCCTGCAATTGCTGCTGGTCACTCTTTGTCTTTTTCAACTGGCCTTTTTTGAATTTTCACCCTATGTCCTTTTCAGTTTGATTCTTCTTACCGCCGTTACTACAGCGGCAACATATATTGATTATGTGTGGACCTGGGGACGGAAAGCCCTTTCAATTAGCCAAACCAGTCAATGA
- a CDS encoding alpha-2-macroglobulin family protein encodes MNKKSILKPFLAIAAFFSLLFGRVHWSSPPWIKGVRQQAISRPGLFWGSTLAVLLLIASSIYGYIWYKNLPQPELVTAVITSPDITPLEEDLVPNDLIINFGIQRDELISQSVAPLKLIGKEVTEGIELVPNMPGEWAWDNDSRLIFTPEKDWPAGQTYEVRFNKEVFAANVQMEKLRYQFSTKPFEAKIAELAFYQDPLDAKNRQIVATVNFNFPVDSNSFEEKASLILQKIKNSQLDLDAKHFKFTVSYDKFKRIAYLRSESLSLPKVSRYVDLIIPKGVEAESGSGKTGETISKNLLIPDASNYFKVSSADASIIRNERDRPEQILNVVTSLGVTEAAINKALHVYLLPKNYPATASEPEKSDYDWQNPGEVNAAILALSKPLSMQALPADRNYSNLHSYRFSSNTPQYLYLKLDKGLKGFGDFDLSTDYTAIIKVPELPKEISFLHKGALLALAGEKMLSVAVRGVPAVKFEIARVLPDNVNQLVTQTQGDFNNPYFINQSFNQQNISEIFSEIQQFDTSDLTKQNYTALDLGKYLSAQTNTGGPQGLFLLQATGWDVQQKQPLDVKTSRLVLMTDLGLLAKDNNDGSHEVFVQSIAQGAPVANASVSILGKNGLPLLTRMTNEQGQASFPVLSDYVDEREPTVYLASLGSDVSFIPYNNASRQLNFSRFDVGGLYVNNQDLHSLSAYLFSDRGIYRPGDEAHFGMIIKQAYAFSQPAGLPLEVLITDPRGTTVLDKKLMLDNTGYLTVDFPTTATSPTGQYQVNLYVIKDNNPQSLLGSTSIRVAEFQPDRMRITSSFSQKPTEGWVSPDNLTAQVSLWNLYGAPAADRKISARILLSPQRVQFAKYPEYIFIDPLLDPSKPAKVYTEDLPETRTNDKGEAELALNLNRFDKATYQLTFFAEGFEAEGGRSVSAQSSVLVSPLSYFIGYKPDGDLSYIKQNDKRSVNFIAVDPQLKQLAIDELKLQWISLRPVVTLVKNPNGSYQYQSIIQSTVLDTKPFKVDEQGSAYDLPTQQIGDFAIKVLDKDNTELSQLKYSVVGNSQIPLAKNAELSVKLNKEEYNVGEDIELQITAPYTGSGLITIERDKVYASQWFKTDSTSSLQKIRIPADFQGNGYVNVAFVRNWDSPEIFISPLSYSVMPFSVNHDNRAIHIALKAEEEAKPGMPLNIEYQSDKPGKIIVFAVDEGILQVSRYVTPDPLAFFFQKYALQVLTQQTVDQILPKYIRERELSAVGGDDGEELLASHLNPFKRKTDLPVVFWSGLLPTDTTARQVTYEVPDYFNGSLRIMAVAVGDNDLGSAEKQIKVKGNFIINPNVPNFVAPGDEFDVTASVANNVKNSGAAAKVNVQMSASSALEIIGNDKETVEIDEGKEKTLRFHIKAKAELGNADLSFTASLGDKLSKMNASLSVRPASSYMTTVKSGRETSKSMSLPLDRALYPEYRQVQAAVSSSPLILVAGLQRYLENYPYGCTEQITSKAWPLLAMGNQPQFDNDSQQAKQRIVETIQTLGQRQMTNGGFSYWPGLGDNSNNDFASVYAMHFLTEAREQGYNVSNDIIYYGINYLKELAERKYTDLYQGRIQAYAIYVLTRNEIITTHYLTNLQLSLEQDKNNNWQQDITGAYLASTYQLLKNFSEAERLIKQFKVNNQSNDRGAFYDSSIADAQYLYLVARHFPQLLSSVGDRLIMPLVDSINANEINTVLSGYASLALNAYAQSLPPAQTQGLSIMASVAGQQTPLEAMDKAYQKVDINDQTTAITINNPNKISYFYQLIQAGFDKNKVDKPLTQGMEILREYRDDEGNTISSVALGSEVEVHIQLRTLDNRYINNIAIVDLLPGGFEVVRDSIKTDNMDYADIREDRVIFFGSLGTEVKEISYRIKAVNIGQFTVPPVLAEAMYDPALKAQGISSVFSVNQ; translated from the coding sequence ATGAACAAAAAATCTATTTTGAAACCATTCCTAGCTATCGCTGCATTTTTTTCCCTGTTATTCGGCCGTGTCCATTGGAGCAGCCCCCCTTGGATAAAAGGTGTCAGGCAGCAGGCAATTTCCAGACCAGGACTTTTCTGGGGAAGCACTCTCGCTGTTCTTCTATTGATAGCCAGCAGCATTTACGGCTATATCTGGTATAAAAATTTACCTCAGCCAGAATTGGTCACTGCGGTGATTACCTCGCCGGATATCACGCCTCTGGAAGAGGATTTAGTCCCTAATGATTTGATCATTAATTTTGGTATTCAGAGAGATGAACTGATCTCCCAATCGGTGGCACCGCTAAAACTTATTGGCAAAGAAGTGACCGAGGGCATTGAATTGGTTCCGAACATGCCGGGTGAATGGGCATGGGATAATGATAGCCGTTTGATATTTACCCCTGAAAAAGATTGGCCTGCAGGGCAAACTTATGAAGTTCGTTTCAATAAAGAGGTTTTCGCCGCCAATGTCCAAATGGAAAAGCTGCGCTATCAGTTTTCCACCAAGCCTTTCGAGGCAAAAATTGCTGAACTTGCTTTTTATCAGGATCCTCTCGATGCAAAAAACAGGCAGATTGTCGCCACTGTCAATTTCAATTTTCCAGTGGACAGCAACAGTTTTGAAGAAAAAGCGTCTCTCATTTTGCAAAAAATCAAAAACAGTCAATTGGATCTTGATGCTAAACATTTCAAATTTACAGTGAGCTATGACAAGTTCAAACGAATTGCCTACCTCCGTTCGGAATCCTTGTCATTGCCCAAAGTGTCTCGCTATGTGGATTTGATTATCCCCAAGGGTGTTGAAGCAGAAAGCGGCTCTGGTAAAACCGGAGAAACTATCAGCAAGAATCTGTTGATCCCTGATGCCAGCAATTATTTTAAGGTAAGTTCCGCAGACGCATCCATTATTCGTAATGAAAGAGACCGACCCGAGCAAATTTTAAACGTAGTAACCAGCCTGGGGGTGACTGAGGCCGCTATCAATAAGGCGCTTCATGTGTATTTATTACCAAAAAACTACCCGGCCACTGCCTCCGAGCCTGAAAAGTCTGACTATGACTGGCAAAACCCCGGTGAAGTGAATGCGGCTATTCTTGCATTATCCAAACCTCTATCCATGCAAGCTTTACCAGCGGACAGAAATTATTCGAACCTGCACAGCTATCGCTTTAGCAGCAATACACCACAATATCTCTACTTAAAACTCGATAAAGGTCTGAAGGGTTTTGGCGATTTTGATTTATCGACGGACTATACAGCCATTATTAAAGTGCCTGAGCTTCCGAAAGAGATTAGTTTTCTCCATAAAGGTGCTTTACTGGCCTTAGCGGGAGAGAAAATGCTTTCGGTCGCGGTCCGGGGTGTGCCAGCGGTTAAATTTGAAATTGCCAGAGTCCTGCCTGACAATGTGAATCAGCTGGTCACTCAGACTCAGGGCGATTTTAATAATCCCTATTTCATTAATCAAAGTTTTAACCAGCAAAATATCAGTGAAATCTTTTCAGAGATACAGCAGTTTGATACTTCGGATCTGACTAAGCAAAATTATACCGCACTGGATCTTGGAAAGTACTTGTCCGCGCAAACCAATACGGGCGGACCCCAGGGCCTGTTTCTATTGCAGGCTACCGGTTGGGATGTACAGCAGAAACAGCCCCTGGATGTTAAAACCAGCCGTTTAGTATTAATGACTGATCTTGGATTATTGGCAAAAGATAATAATGACGGCAGTCATGAGGTATTTGTTCAATCGATTGCTCAAGGGGCTCCAGTTGCCAATGCGAGCGTTTCCATTCTTGGGAAAAATGGTCTGCCTCTGCTGACCCGTATGACCAATGAACAGGGGCAGGCGAGTTTTCCAGTGTTAAGTGATTATGTGGATGAACGCGAACCTACGGTTTATCTGGCTAGTCTGGGCAGTGATGTGTCGTTTATCCCTTATAATAATGCCAGCCGCCAGCTCAATTTTTCGCGATTTGATGTGGGTGGTCTCTATGTTAACAATCAGGATCTGCACAGCTTAAGTGCTTATCTGTTTTCAGACCGCGGAATTTATCGCCCCGGTGATGAAGCCCATTTTGGCATGATTATCAAACAGGCTTATGCTTTTTCACAACCAGCTGGCCTGCCTTTGGAAGTACTTATTACCGATCCGCGCGGCACTACGGTTTTAGATAAAAAACTAATGCTTGATAACACCGGCTATCTGACAGTGGATTTTCCGACTACGGCAACGTCTCCAACCGGGCAATATCAGGTGAATTTATATGTTATTAAGGACAATAATCCACAAAGTTTGTTAGGCAGTACCAGCATTCGAGTGGCTGAGTTTCAACCAGATCGCATGCGAATCACCTCTTCTTTCTCGCAGAAACCAACGGAAGGATGGGTTTCTCCGGATAATTTAACGGCTCAGGTTAGCCTGTGGAATCTCTATGGTGCGCCGGCAGCGGATCGCAAAATCAGTGCGCGAATACTGCTATCGCCTCAGCGCGTACAATTCGCTAAATACCCGGAATATATCTTTATTGATCCCTTGCTTGATCCGTCGAAGCCGGCAAAGGTGTATACCGAGGATTTGCCTGAAACCCGAACTAATGATAAAGGGGAAGCCGAGCTGGCTCTTAATCTGAATCGCTTTGATAAAGCCACCTACCAGCTGACCTTTTTTGCGGAAGGATTCGAGGCGGAGGGCGGCCGTAGTGTAAGTGCTCAAAGTTCGGTGCTGGTAAGCCCGCTGAGTTATTTCATTGGTTATAAACCGGATGGGGATCTCTCTTACATTAAACAAAATGATAAACGCAGTGTTAATTTTATTGCGGTGGACCCGCAGTTAAAGCAGCTGGCTATTGATGAGCTGAAACTCCAGTGGATTTCCTTGCGACCGGTAGTCACACTGGTAAAAAATCCCAATGGCAGCTATCAGTACCAGTCTATTATTCAGTCAACAGTACTTGATACCAAGCCGTTTAAAGTGGACGAACAAGGCAGTGCTTACGATTTACCCACCCAGCAAATCGGTGATTTCGCAATAAAGGTGCTCGACAAGGACAATACTGAATTAAGCCAATTAAAATACAGTGTAGTGGGTAACAGCCAAATCCCCTTGGCTAAAAACGCTGAATTGTCGGTCAAGTTGAATAAAGAAGAATATAACGTCGGGGAGGATATTGAGCTGCAAATTACCGCTCCCTACACTGGTTCGGGCTTGATTACTATTGAACGGGATAAGGTTTATGCCAGCCAATGGTTTAAAACAGACAGCACCAGCTCGCTTCAGAAAATTCGGATTCCGGCAGATTTCCAAGGCAATGGCTATGTCAATGTGGCTTTTGTGCGCAATTGGGATTCTCCTGAAATATTTATCAGTCCTTTAAGCTACAGCGTGATGCCCTTTAGCGTAAATCATGATAACCGGGCAATTCATATTGCATTGAAAGCGGAGGAAGAAGCAAAGCCGGGGATGCCTTTAAACATTGAATATCAAAGCGATAAACCCGGAAAGATCATTGTCTTTGCTGTTGATGAAGGTATTTTGCAGGTTAGCCGTTACGTGACGCCTGATCCTCTGGCTTTCTTCTTTCAGAAATACGCATTGCAGGTACTCACCCAGCAGACTGTCGATCAGATTTTGCCCAAATATATTCGCGAACGCGAGTTGTCTGCTGTGGGGGGCGACGATGGGGAAGAACTATTGGCCAGCCATTTAAATCCCTTCAAACGTAAAACGGATTTACCAGTGGTTTTCTGGTCTGGTCTTTTGCCAACTGATACCACTGCTCGGCAGGTCACTTACGAAGTTCCAGATTATTTTAATGGCAGCTTGCGCATTATGGCTGTAGCCGTCGGCGACAATGATCTGGGCTCTGCTGAAAAGCAGATTAAAGTAAAGGGTAATTTTATCATTAACCCGAATGTTCCTAACTTTGTAGCCCCGGGTGATGAGTTTGATGTGACGGCCAGTGTTGCCAATAATGTGAAAAATTCGGGAGCAGCTGCGAAAGTCAATGTACAAATGTCGGCTTCTTCTGCCCTGGAGATCATAGGCAATGACAAGGAAACGGTTGAGATTGATGAAGGAAAGGAGAAAACGCTGCGATTCCATATTAAGGCTAAAGCCGAACTCGGAAATGCGGATTTAAGCTTTACCGCCAGTCTCGGTGATAAATTGAGTAAGATGAATGCAAGTTTAAGTGTTCGTCCTGCAAGTAGTTATATGACGACAGTAAAAAGCGGACGGGAGACATCAAAATCAATGAGTCTGCCGCTCGACCGAGCGCTTTATCCAGAGTATCGCCAGGTACAGGCTGCTGTATCGAGCAGTCCACTCATTTTAGTTGCAGGTTTGCAGCGCTATCTGGAAAATTATCCCTATGGCTGTACTGAACAAATTACCAGTAAGGCCTGGCCTCTTCTGGCGATGGGTAATCAGCCGCAATTTGATAATGACAGCCAACAGGCTAAACAGCGGATTGTTGAGACTATTCAAACCTTGGGCCAACGTCAGATGACCAATGGCGGATTCAGCTATTGGCCTGGGCTCGGTGACAATAGCAATAATGATTTTGCCTCAGTGTATGCCATGCATTTTCTAACCGAGGCCCGCGAGCAGGGATATAATGTTTCTAACGATATTATTTACTATGGTATCAATTACTTAAAAGAGTTGGCTGAGCGAAAATATACTGATCTCTATCAGGGGCGCATACAGGCCTATGCTATTTATGTATTAACCCGAAATGAGATTATCACTACCCATTATCTGACCAATCTTCAGCTGAGTCTGGAGCAGGACAAAAATAATAATTGGCAGCAGGATATTACCGGTGCCTATCTCGCCTCGACCTATCAATTACTGAAAAACTTCAGCGAGGCTGAGCGCTTAATCAAACAATTTAAAGTGAATAACCAGTCAAACGATAGGGGTGCTTTCTATGACAGCAGTATTGCCGACGCTCAGTATCTGTATCTGGTTGCCCGTCATTTCCCGCAGTTATTGTCATCAGTCGGGGATCGCTTAATAATGCCTTTGGTTGATTCAATTAATGCGAATGAAATAAATACGGTGCTTTCGGGCTATGCCAGTCTGGCTTTAAATGCCTATGCTCAGAGCTTGCCTCCGGCACAAACCCAGGGATTATCCATCATGGCGTCCGTCGCCGGGCAGCAAACTCCCTTGGAGGCCATGGATAAGGCGTATCAAAAGGTTGACATCAATGATCAGACAACAGCAATTACTATCAACAATCCCAACAAAATAAGTTACTTCTATCAACTGATCCAGGCAGGTTTTGATAAAAACAAGGTTGATAAACCGCTGACTCAGGGAATGGAGATATTGAGAGAATATCGTGATGATGAGGGCAATACGATAAGCTCTGTCGCCTTAGGTTCGGAAGTTGAAGTTCATATTCAGTTACGGACACTCGATAATCGTTACATTAATAATATCGCCATTGTTGACTTGTTGCCGGGCGGATTTGAAGTGGTTCGTGACTCAATAAAAACAGATAATATGGATTATGCTGATATTCGTGAAGATCGAGTTATCTTTTTTGGCAGCCTCGGGACCGAGGTTAAAGAAATTAGCTATCGGATTAAGGCAGTCAATATTGGACAGTTTACAGTACCGCCTGTTTTGGCTGAGGCCATGTATGATCCAGCCCTGAAAGCACAGGGGATCAGTTCAGTATTTTCAGTTAATCAGTAA